A single Salmo salar chromosome ssa19, Ssal_v3.1, whole genome shotgun sequence DNA region contains:
- the LOC106579706 gene encoding proteasome activator complex subunit 2 isoform X2, with translation MSKSSVMKIKSVNAVKVEHFHHSLYQQADDLFSNYIPLKISQLDNLLKEDDLNIPDLSTLQAPLDIPIPDPPTAEDEEMETDKNDDKKKKKKAPSCGLIKGNEKIVKLLDRVKPEILSLRETIITVSCWIQHLIPKIEDGNDFGVAIQEKILERIAAVKTKVDGFHTNINKYFSERGDAVAKASKSTHVMDYRSLVHEKDEAVYSDIRVILLDIRGFYVELYDIISKNLEKVTNPKGEEKPSMY, from the exons ATGTCGAAATCATCTGTAATGAAAATAAAAAGCGTGAACGCAGTAAAG GTGGAGCACTTCCACCACTCTCTGTATCAACAG GCAGATGATCTATTTTCCAACTACATCCCGTTGAAGATCTCtcagctggacaacctgctgaag GAGGATGATCTCAACATCCCAGACCTGTCCACTCTCCAAGCCCCTCTGGACATCCCCATACCAGACCCTCCCACTGCGGAGGATGAG GAAATGGAGACTGACAAGAATGatgacaagaagaagaagaagaaag CTCCAAGCTGTGGCCTTATCAAAGGGAATGAGAAGATTGTGAAGCTGCTGGACAGAGTGAAACCAGAGATCCTATCACTGAGGGAGACCATCATTACA GTGTCCTGCTGGATTCAGCATCTCATCCCCAAAATAGAGGATGGGAACGACTTTGGCGTTGCAATCCAG GAGAAAATCTTGGAGAGAATAGCTGCAGTGAAGACAAAAGTGGACGGCTTCCACACCAACATTAACAA GTACTTTTCAGAGAGAGGTGATGCAGTGGCTAAAGCCTCCAAGTCAACCCACGTG ATGGACTACCGCTCACTGGTCCATGAGAAAGATGAGGCCGTCTACTCTGACATCAGAGTCATCCTCCTGGACATCCGTGGCTTCTAT gtggaACTGTATGACATCATCAGCAAGAACCTGGAAAAAGTGACCAATCCGAAAGGAGAAGAGAAGCCCTCAATGTACTGA
- the LOC106579706 gene encoding proteasome activator complex subunit 2 isoform X1 — translation MSKSSVMKIKSVNAVKVEHFHHSLYQQADDLFSNYIPLKISQLDNLLKEDDLNIPDLSTLQAPLDIPIPDPPTAEDEEMETDKNDDKKKKKKENQLVLFPLCLSAPSCGLIKGNEKIVKLLDRVKPEILSLRETIITVSCWIQHLIPKIEDGNDFGVAIQEKILERIAAVKTKVDGFHTNINKYFSERGDAVAKASKSTHVMDYRSLVHEKDEAVYSDIRVILLDIRGFYVELYDIISKNLEKVTNPKGEEKPSMY, via the exons ATGTCGAAATCATCTGTAATGAAAATAAAAAGCGTGAACGCAGTAAAG GTGGAGCACTTCCACCACTCTCTGTATCAACAG GCAGATGATCTATTTTCCAACTACATCCCGTTGAAGATCTCtcagctggacaacctgctgaag GAGGATGATCTCAACATCCCAGACCTGTCCACTCTCCAAGCCCCTCTGGACATCCCCATACCAGACCCTCCCACTGCGGAGGATGAG GAAATGGAGACTGACAAGAATGatgacaagaagaagaagaagaaag AAAATCAGTTGGTGTTATTCCCTTTGTGTCTTTCAGCTCCAAGCTGTGGCCTTATCAAAGGGAATGAGAAGATTGTGAAGCTGCTGGACAGAGTGAAACCAGAGATCCTATCACTGAGGGAGACCATCATTACA GTGTCCTGCTGGATTCAGCATCTCATCCCCAAAATAGAGGATGGGAACGACTTTGGCGTTGCAATCCAG GAGAAAATCTTGGAGAGAATAGCTGCAGTGAAGACAAAAGTGGACGGCTTCCACACCAACATTAACAA GTACTTTTCAGAGAGAGGTGATGCAGTGGCTAAAGCCTCCAAGTCAACCCACGTG ATGGACTACCGCTCACTGGTCCATGAGAAAGATGAGGCCGTCTACTCTGACATCAGAGTCATCCTCCTGGACATCCGTGGCTTCTAT gtggaACTGTATGACATCATCAGCAAGAACCTGGAAAAAGTGACCAATCCGAAAGGAGAAGAGAAGCCCTCAATGTACTGA